One segment of Virgibacillus doumboii DNA contains the following:
- a CDS encoding heavy metal translocating P-type ATPase, whose product MPSNSQQTFRVDGISCANCAKTFENNLNDIKGVNHAEVNFAASKINVDGSVSISEIEKAGSFENIKVVQKNNEQTKEPFWIRYDRLLLASLLILFGFVASFTFGSSHYLPDVLYGMASLIGGLTLFKAGLINLTKLRFDMKTLMTIAVIGAIIIGEWREAAVVVILFAISEALESYSMDKARSSIRSLMKISPKQALIRRNGIEQNLHIEDIAVGDSMLVKPGDRIAMDGKITHGFSSINQAPITGESIPVEKSLNDEVFAGTINQDGYLEIEVTKKSEDTTIAKIIHLVEEAQTERAPSQAFIDNFAAYYTPVIIAISVIVAVLPPLFGGAWSTWVYQGLAVLVVGCPCALVVSTPVAIVTAIGNAARNGVLIKGGIYLEQIGALHSIAFDKTGTLTEGTPKVTDVYFYTDERKKALGYLKALEEKSSHPLAIAIIDYINNEPVDVTPTEVQQFTTVQGKGIKGEINGKTIFVGSAELFSNVIPEEVKTYQESGKTVMLCGTDEEILMAVALRDEPRKESKNVIKQLHNLGISHTYMLTGDHAKAAAALKQDLELTDVKAGLLPEDKLEFIKKYEGNIAMIGDGINDTPALAASSVGIAMGSAGTDSALETADVALMADDLDKLPFTIKLSRRALFIIKQNITFAIGIKALALLLVIPGWLTLWIAIFADMGATLLVTLNALRLLKIR is encoded by the coding sequence ATGCCGTCTAACAGTCAGCAAACATTCCGGGTAGACGGCATATCATGTGCAAATTGTGCAAAGACATTTGAAAACAATCTTAACGACATTAAAGGTGTCAACCATGCAGAAGTTAATTTTGCCGCATCAAAAATTAATGTCGACGGGTCCGTTTCCATTTCAGAAATCGAAAAGGCCGGGTCGTTTGAAAACATTAAAGTGGTTCAAAAAAATAATGAACAAACGAAAGAACCATTCTGGATCCGTTATGATCGCCTTCTTTTGGCATCTTTACTGATTTTATTTGGATTCGTTGCATCATTCACTTTTGGAAGTTCGCATTACTTACCTGACGTTCTTTATGGAATGGCATCACTCATTGGCGGATTAACCCTTTTTAAAGCAGGACTCATCAACCTGACGAAACTCCGCTTTGATATGAAAACATTAATGACAATCGCCGTCATCGGGGCCATTATTATCGGTGAATGGCGGGAAGCAGCCGTCGTGGTTATTTTATTTGCCATCAGTGAAGCACTGGAATCCTATTCCATGGATAAAGCTCGTTCTTCCATTCGTTCGCTGATGAAGATATCACCTAAACAGGCACTAATCAGAAGAAATGGGATTGAGCAAAACCTTCATATTGAGGACATTGCTGTTGGTGATTCGATGCTCGTAAAACCCGGAGATCGAATTGCAATGGACGGAAAGATCACCCACGGTTTTTCATCCATCAACCAGGCACCGATTACCGGTGAATCAATTCCTGTTGAAAAATCCCTGAATGATGAGGTGTTTGCGGGTACAATCAATCAGGATGGATATCTGGAAATAGAAGTAACGAAAAAATCCGAGGATACAACAATAGCTAAAATCATCCATTTAGTTGAAGAAGCGCAGACTGAACGTGCACCATCCCAGGCATTTATTGATAATTTCGCTGCCTATTACACCCCTGTAATTATAGCAATTAGTGTTATAGTGGCTGTCCTTCCACCCCTTTTCGGTGGAGCATGGAGCACCTGGGTTTATCAGGGGCTTGCTGTTTTAGTTGTCGGTTGTCCATGTGCACTTGTTGTCTCCACACCAGTAGCAATCGTAACAGCAATTGGAAATGCAGCACGAAATGGTGTTCTTATCAAAGGCGGCATCTACCTTGAACAAATTGGTGCACTCCACTCAATTGCCTTTGATAAAACAGGCACATTAACAGAGGGAACTCCTAAAGTTACCGATGTATACTTTTATACCGATGAACGTAAGAAAGCGTTGGGCTATCTGAAGGCGTTGGAAGAAAAATCGAGCCATCCTTTGGCAATAGCTATTATCGATTATATAAATAATGAGCCTGTTGATGTTACTCCAACTGAAGTGCAGCAGTTCACCACCGTTCAAGGAAAAGGAATCAAGGGTGAAATTAACGGCAAGACAATCTTTGTCGGTTCAGCCGAGTTATTTTCCAATGTAATTCCGGAAGAGGTCAAAACATATCAGGAATCCGGAAAAACGGTAATGTTGTGCGGTACTGACGAAGAAATACTAATGGCTGTCGCACTTCGCGATGAGCCAAGAAAAGAAAGTAAAAACGTAATCAAGCAATTGCACAATTTAGGAATCAGCCATACGTACATGCTGACGGGAGATCATGCGAAAGCTGCTGCCGCACTGAAGCAAGACCTTGAACTAACAGACGTTAAAGCAGGTCTTTTACCCGAAGATAAACTGGAATTTATAAAAAAATACGAAGGAAATATTGCGATGATTGGTGACGGGATAAATGATACCCCTGCACTTGCTGCTTCATCTGTTGGCATCGCCATGGGATCTGCCGGAACAGACAGCGCGCTGGAAACAGCTGATGTTGCTTTAATGGCAGACGACCTGGATAAACTGCCATTTACCATAAAATTAAGCCGCCGGGCGTTATTCATCATCAAACAAAATATTACTTTTGCAATCGGGATTAAAGCACTTGCCCTGCTGCTTGTCATCCCGGGGTGGTTGACTTTATGGATTGCAATTTTCGCTGACATGGGAGCAACCTTGCTTGTTACGCTGAATGCATTAAGACTACTAAAAATAAGATGA
- a CDS encoding ArsR/SmtB family transcription factor: protein MPNDICEVTCIHEDKVNRVKQQIESQSLESVMKVYKLLADKNRLQIAYALFIEEELCVCDLANIIGATTATTSHHLRQLHKAGIAMFRKEGKLVYYSLSDSNMKQLISQTFSHMKEPSNHAV, encoded by the coding sequence ATGCCAAACGATATTTGTGAAGTAACCTGTATTCACGAAGATAAAGTTAATCGTGTTAAGCAACAAATTGAGAGTCAATCATTGGAGAGTGTAATGAAAGTCTATAAACTGCTCGCGGATAAGAACAGGCTGCAAATTGCCTATGCCTTATTTATTGAAGAAGAACTCTGTGTCTGTGATCTTGCCAACATCATCGGGGCAACAACCGCAACCACTTCACACCACTTGCGCCAATTGCACAAGGCCGGTATTGCAATGTTTCGTAAAGAAGGGAAACTTGTTTATTATTCGTTATCTGACAGCAATATGAAACAACTAATCTCTCAAACCTTCAGCCATATGAAGGAGCCTTCCAATCATGCCGTCTAA
- a CDS encoding VOC family protein — protein MLALDHIIIAANDPQQAADDFAKKHGVKVLEGGRHESWGTHNYLAYFSNDCYLEWLGIFNENIAAQSDNPLIAQLVRALDSDVEGPIQYALRTDSMDDYLKQFNEKGIPYTGPIAGSRKRPDSSQLEWRMLFPKNKIVRYPFLIEWGDIKNVPSDSELINRQHIDTLHPVIANENDYNNIFQTGNQLENVQMKTSDMLGFSISK, from the coding sequence ATGCTTGCACTTGATCATATCATTATTGCTGCTAATGACCCGCAACAGGCAGCGGATGATTTTGCCAAAAAACATGGTGTAAAGGTTCTGGAAGGTGGCAGGCATGAAAGCTGGGGGACGCACAATTATCTTGCTTACTTCAGCAATGACTGCTACCTCGAATGGCTCGGGATTTTCAATGAAAATATCGCTGCACAATCGGATAATCCTTTAATTGCACAGCTTGTCCGCGCACTGGATAGTGATGTAGAAGGCCCAATCCAGTATGCATTACGGACCGATTCAATGGATGATTATTTGAAACAATTCAATGAGAAAGGCATTCCGTATACAGGACCGATTGCAGGCAGCAGAAAACGTCCAGACAGTTCCCAGCTAGAGTGGCGAATGCTTTTTCCAAAAAACAAGATCGTTCGCTACCCATTTTTAATTGAGTGGGGTGACATAAAAAATGTCCCTAGCGATTCAGAGCTCATCAACCGGCAGCACATTGACACCCTTCACCCGGTAATAGCCAATGAAAATGACTATAATAATATTTTCCAGACTGGTAATCAGCTTGAAAACGTACAAATGAAAACATCAGATATGCTCGGATTTTCGATTTCTAAATAA
- a CDS encoding GNAT family N-acetyltransferase, with the protein MQNPILNEFPHEFYTERLYIRMPMPDDGQLVYEAIEASKQELKKWLPFAQRDQSADEVEANVREAHAAFLKREDLRMHIFHRDTGTFIGATGLHRIDWEVPKFEIGYWIDTRETGNGYITEAVEGLVDFALKELGANRVEIQCDVKNLKSRAIPERLGLTLEGIHYKDSVAVDGDELRDTCVYAKVR; encoded by the coding sequence ATGCAGAATCCGATTTTGAACGAATTTCCGCATGAATTTTACACGGAAAGGTTATATATCAGGATGCCTATGCCTGATGATGGCCAACTCGTTTATGAGGCAATTGAAGCTAGTAAACAGGAACTGAAAAAGTGGCTGCCATTTGCACAGAGAGACCAGTCTGCCGATGAAGTGGAGGCGAATGTCCGTGAGGCGCATGCAGCGTTTTTGAAGCGGGAAGATTTGCGGATGCACATTTTCCATAGGGATACAGGAACTTTTATCGGTGCAACAGGATTACATCGGATTGACTGGGAGGTTCCTAAATTTGAAATTGGTTATTGGATTGACACGAGGGAAACCGGAAATGGCTACATAACGGAAGCGGTTGAAGGTTTGGTGGATTTTGCACTCAAGGAACTGGGCGCGAATCGGGTCGAAATACAATGTGATGTCAAAAATCTGAAAAGCAGGGCGATACCAGAAAGGCTTGGACTTACGCTGGAGGGCATTCATTATAAAGACTCGGTTGCAGTGGATGGTGATGAGCTTCGGGATACGTGTGTATATGCTAAGGTGAGATAA
- a CDS encoding transposase — protein MFILGKWKEPEFREYVSKLIVEEGRVAREVAREMDLSDSTVYKWVSNYKKKKEREKAPEQYITPAEFEKIKKQHEKEIRDLREQNEILKKAMHIFTKNQA, from the coding sequence GTGTTCATATTGGGGAAATGGAAGGAACCGGAATTCAGAGAGTATGTTTCTAAATTAATAGTTGAAGAGGGGAGGGTGGCCCGGGAGGTAGCTCGTGAAATGGATCTATCTGATTCAACTGTTTATAAGTGGGTATCCAACTATAAAAAGAAAAAAGAGCGTGAGAAGGCTCCTGAACAGTATATTACACCTGCAGAATTTGAGAAGATTAAAAAACAGCATGAAAAAGAAATACGTGATTTGAGGGAGCAAAACGAAATATTAAAAAAAGCTATGCACATTTTCACGAAAAACCAAGCGTAA
- a CDS encoding IS3 family transposase yields the protein MAHRGEYSIVKMCTVLDVSKSGYYTWLETKDKISDKEAKDGDIRQKIKKSFYESEESYGSPRVYDDLDEWGYSISQTTVARKMREMGLRATPKERYIVTTDSNHNMYVYPNLLNQKFDVDEPDRVWVSDITYIWTLEGWLYLSTIMDLFSRKIVGWSMASHMKTALPLKALNMAITTRQPIEEKLIHHSDRGSQYCSYDYTDVLKENKIQISMSRTGNPYDNACIESFHATIKKELVYRRRFKTRSEAIKAVNYYIGSRYNERRKHSSLGYCSPNKYERKYQAAQLELSS from the coding sequence CTGGCTCATCGAGGTGAATACAGTATTGTGAAAATGTGCACTGTACTAGACGTTTCGAAGAGCGGTTATTATACCTGGTTAGAAACCAAAGACAAAATTTCGGATAAAGAAGCTAAAGACGGGGACATAAGGCAGAAGATTAAAAAATCGTTTTATGAAAGTGAAGAATCTTATGGTAGTCCCAGAGTGTATGATGATTTAGATGAGTGGGGATATTCAATCTCTCAAACAACGGTAGCACGAAAAATGAGGGAAATGGGTCTGAGAGCTACTCCTAAAGAAAGATATATTGTCACAACGGATTCGAATCATAATATGTATGTTTACCCAAATCTTCTAAATCAAAAATTTGATGTTGATGAACCGGACCGGGTCTGGGTTTCCGATATCACTTATATTTGGACACTTGAAGGATGGCTTTATTTATCTACCATTATGGATTTGTTTTCAAGAAAGATTGTTGGATGGAGTATGGCGTCTCACATGAAAACCGCATTACCTTTAAAGGCTTTGAATATGGCAATCACCACCAGGCAGCCCATAGAAGAGAAGTTAATTCATCATTCGGATCGTGGCTCCCAATATTGTTCGTACGATTATACCGATGTGTTAAAAGAAAATAAAATTCAAATAAGTATGAGCAGGACAGGAAACCCGTATGATAATGCTTGCATTGAATCATTTCACGCAACGATTAAAAAGGAACTGGTATATCGTAGACGTTTTAAGACTCGGTCAGAAGCAATTAAAGCGGTAAACTATTACATAGGCAGCCGCTACAATGAAAGAAGAAAGCATTCATCTTTAGGATATTGTTCACCAAATAAATATGAGCGAAAGTACCAAGCAGCACAACTGGAACTTAGCTCTTAA
- a CDS encoding response regulator transcription factor codes for MEKPNILIVEDEQKLSRVLQLELDYENYATEIADNGKDALEKLEQSEWDLVLLDIMLPELSGLEVLRRFRRSDQTTPIILLTARDQVHDKVSGLDLGANDYMTKPFQIEELLARIRVHLRQRTTMDTDTQQLSVGELTVDTGTREVKRKDIQIELTPREFNLLVYLLKNKNQVLTRDQLIEHVWGFDYYGDTNVVDVYIRYLRQKVDKNFDHAYIHTVRGVGYTIKENSQ; via the coding sequence ATGGAGAAGCCAAACATATTAATAGTTGAAGATGAACAGAAGCTCAGCAGGGTACTGCAGCTTGAATTGGATTATGAAAATTATGCAACTGAAATTGCTGACAATGGTAAAGACGCGCTGGAAAAACTTGAACAGTCGGAGTGGGATTTGGTTCTATTGGATATAATGCTCCCGGAGTTAAGCGGTCTTGAAGTACTGAGGAGATTCAGGCGCAGCGATCAGACGACTCCTATTATCTTGTTGACTGCGCGTGACCAGGTTCATGATAAAGTAAGCGGTCTCGACCTTGGGGCAAATGATTACATGACCAAACCGTTTCAAATTGAGGAACTGTTGGCACGAATCCGGGTGCATTTGAGACAGCGGACAACGATGGATACGGACACCCAGCAGTTGTCTGTCGGTGAGCTGACAGTTGATACGGGAACGCGTGAGGTCAAGCGAAAAGACATTCAGATTGAATTGACCCCTCGCGAATTTAATCTGCTAGTTTATCTGCTGAAAAATAAAAACCAGGTGCTGACGAGAGACCAGCTGATTGAGCATGTATGGGGATTTGACTATTACGGGGATACCAATGTAGTGGATGTTTATATCCGATATTTGCGTCAAAAGGTCGACAAGAATTTTGACCATGCATATATTCATACCGTCCGCGGTGTCGGCTACACGATAAAGGAAAATTCGCAATGA
- a CDS encoding HAMP domain-containing sensor histidine kinase: MKLSTKIRLFSSLFMLVLILIVNTSIYILFANISMNSEEAELSEQVNEIVMALDDNPEIAKSDLLRAYVPTDGMIRVIDENGNNLIKTLTKKYSYTELPSSFSKSETSSIIPLKDKADFLTISKPIIWNNGEVATLQVYKQLVAHTETMKTLFYVLAVASVIILIPSIIAGTVLSRFILNPIKSLTAAMKENITYAKWKKINLENRSRDELYEMEETFNKMIEYLKDNFEKQETFVSDASHELKTPISIVKSYAQLLNRRGRDNPEILDESIQAIDSEADRMQNLVEQMLLLAKNQEKDEHEQLDIVHLARETVEQFKGAYDRLINFESTIDELYVNGSRGQLQQVIYILIDNALKYSDQEVKLSILRRGSDVQLKVRDYGQGIPQDEQAKIFERFYRMDKSRSRESGGTGLGLAIAMAIAEAHHGSLSVNSEPGEGSTFKLVLPFVKES, from the coding sequence ATGAAGCTGTCTACAAAGATCCGCCTATTTTCAAGCTTGTTTATGCTCGTTTTGATTTTAATCGTTAATACGTCAATTTATATTTTATTTGCCAACATATCAATGAACAGTGAGGAAGCTGAATTGTCTGAACAGGTGAATGAAATAGTGATGGCGTTGGATGATAATCCTGAAATTGCCAAAAGTGATTTGCTGAGGGCGTATGTGCCGACGGATGGGATGATTCGCGTTATTGATGAAAATGGCAATAATCTAATAAAAACTCTGACAAAGAAGTACTCATATACAGAACTCCCTTCGTCTTTTTCAAAATCCGAAACAAGTTCAATCATACCGCTAAAAGATAAGGCTGATTTCCTGACAATTTCAAAGCCAATCATCTGGAATAATGGTGAAGTAGCGACATTGCAAGTCTATAAACAGCTAGTAGCACACACCGAAACGATGAAGACCCTGTTTTACGTATTGGCTGTGGCATCAGTTATTATTCTTATCCCATCAATTATCGCGGGCACTGTTTTAAGCCGGTTTATTTTAAATCCAATAAAGTCGTTAACTGCAGCGATGAAGGAAAATATAACATATGCTAAGTGGAAAAAGATTAATCTGGAAAACCGATCGCGTGATGAGCTATATGAAATGGAAGAAACGTTTAATAAGATGATTGAATACTTAAAAGATAACTTCGAAAAGCAGGAGACCTTTGTTTCAGATGCATCCCACGAACTGAAAACTCCCATTTCTATTGTGAAAAGCTACGCACAATTGCTCAATCGGCGCGGACGTGACAACCCGGAAATTTTGGACGAATCGATTCAGGCGATTGATTCAGAGGCAGATCGCATGCAAAATTTGGTTGAGCAAATGCTTCTGCTTGCCAAAAACCAGGAGAAGGATGAGCATGAACAACTGGACATTGTTCATCTTGCTCGTGAAACGGTGGAACAGTTTAAAGGTGCGTATGACCGTCTTATTAATTTTGAATCAACTATTGACGAACTTTATGTTAATGGCAGCCGGGGGCAGTTGCAGCAAGTAATTTATATTTTAATCGATAATGCATTGAAATACAGTGATCAAGAAGTTAAACTGTCCATTTTGCGGCGTGGTTCAGATGTACAACTGAAAGTCCGGGATTATGGTCAGGGAATTCCACAAGATGAGCAGGCGAAGATTTTTGAGCGGTTTTACCGGATGGATAAATCAAGAAGCAGGGAGTCAGGCGGAACAGGGCTCGGACTTGCGATTGCAATGGCAATTGCCGAGGCCCATCATGGCAGTCTGTCTGTTAATAGTGAGCCAGGTGAGGGATCGACTTTTAAACTGGTTTTACCATTTGTTAAGGAAAGTTAA
- a CDS encoding PepSY domain-containing protein: MKKKVGIVLAVLLGFSAMGFGMLQSSASQTEPKLSYDEVEKLVTDQYPGEVVDRELEKDRNRAVYELEIRSEGKEYDIEVDGNTGEILELDERKVAGKVNNSKDDNADDKQGDDDNKDDGTKKSDDKNNSVSIKEKDDSKGNKDDDRDDRNESNKDDDHDDKNESTKKNTSSNKTAISSSKAKQIAKNAFNGSIISIDLDEDDGRRIYEVEMKSKNKEAEIEIDAYTGEVIVLSIDTNDDRDDKDDKDDDENDDDDDNDDNDDNDGGDSDDDDDNDDD, translated from the coding sequence ATGAAGAAAAAAGTAGGGATTGTGTTAGCAGTATTATTGGGGTTTTCAGCAATGGGGTTTGGCATGCTTCAATCAAGTGCATCACAGACAGAGCCTAAATTGTCTTATGATGAGGTGGAGAAGCTGGTAACCGATCAGTATCCGGGTGAAGTTGTTGATAGGGAACTGGAAAAAGATCGTAACAGGGCTGTATATGAGTTAGAAATACGCAGCGAAGGAAAAGAGTATGATATCGAGGTAGATGGAAACACCGGTGAAATTCTTGAATTGGATGAACGAAAGGTAGCCGGCAAAGTAAACAACTCAAAAGATGATAATGCTGATGACAAACAAGGCGATGACGATAACAAAGACGACGGCACGAAGAAAAGCGATGATAAAAATAACAGCGTAAGCATCAAGGAAAAAGATGATTCAAAAGGTAATAAAGACGATGATCGTGATGACAGAAACGAATCAAATAAAGACGATGATCATGACGACAAAAATGAATCAACTAAAAAGAATACATCATCCAATAAAACTGCAATCAGTTCATCAAAAGCGAAACAAATTGCAAAAAATGCCTTTAACGGTTCAATTATCAGTATAGATTTGGATGAAGATGACGGACGTCGTATTTATGAAGTGGAAATGAAATCTAAAAATAAAGAAGCAGAGATTGAAATAGATGCTTATACCGGGGAAGTTATCGTGTTGTCAATCGACACGAATGATGACAGAGACGACAAAGACGATAAAGACGACGACGAGAATGACGACGATGATGATAATGATGACAACGACGATAATGACGGTGGCGACAGTGACGATGATGACGACAATGATGATGATTAA
- a CDS encoding bifunctional metallophosphatase/5'-nucleotidase, producing the protein MLQKGCYIVQKDTAMIKLLYTSDVHGHALPVLYGTNEHSDSGLATYATVVNKIRKNNEHVIVMDNGDLIQGTPLMTHYVKEHADKENPMIGIMNRIGIEASVIGNHEFNFGKKILNDAINQSDFPWLSANTLDENSAEPYYGPPYIIKTLDNGIKIAIAGVTTHYIPNWESPEHIQGIQFADALATLQKWVNHIHDTEQPDVLVASYHGGFERDIETGEETEPLTGENQGYAICEQIEGIDVLLTGHQHRVLTGTINGVLVIQPGNNGKLYGEIDIIMEQSERGWQVVNKQASVNTLEGIKADSEILNCMEDLEASTQQWLDSPIGNIDGDMTISDPLAARVQKHPFIEFIQKVQMDASGTDISVAPLLNNKSKGFGPVVTMRDIVSNYMYPNTLVVLELTGKDIIDALEKSAEYFVIKDGNIAVNPAYIAPKPQHYNYDMWEGIEYTINVQKPFGSRIENVTYHDKPLDKHEKYHVVLNNYRANGGGNYDMFKGKPVIREIQKDAVELIRSYFEKHKTVPASVTNNFVVKA; encoded by the coding sequence ATGTTACAGAAAGGATGTTACATAGTGCAAAAAGATACAGCAATGATTAAACTGCTATACACAAGCGATGTTCATGGTCATGCTTTACCTGTTCTGTATGGAACTAATGAGCATTCCGATTCGGGATTGGCAACATATGCAACAGTCGTAAACAAGATTAGGAAAAACAATGAACATGTTATTGTCATGGATAATGGCGACTTAATCCAAGGGACACCATTAATGACCCATTATGTAAAAGAACATGCTGATAAGGAAAACCCAATGATTGGGATCATGAACCGAATTGGAATTGAAGCGAGTGTAATCGGCAACCACGAATTTAATTTCGGAAAAAAAATATTAAATGATGCCATAAACCAATCTGACTTCCCCTGGCTATCGGCGAACACACTCGACGAAAATTCAGCTGAGCCCTATTATGGACCACCGTATATCATAAAAACGTTGGATAATGGAATAAAGATTGCAATTGCTGGTGTAACAACACACTATATCCCAAATTGGGAATCACCCGAGCATATTCAGGGGATCCAGTTTGCTGACGCCCTTGCAACACTGCAAAAGTGGGTTAATCATATTCATGACACAGAACAACCCGATGTTCTTGTAGCTTCTTATCATGGCGGCTTTGAGCGTGATATAGAGACAGGCGAAGAAACAGAACCGCTGACCGGTGAGAATCAGGGATACGCTATATGTGAACAAATTGAAGGAATTGATGTATTGCTGACAGGCCATCAGCATCGTGTTTTAACCGGAACAATAAACGGCGTACTGGTAATCCAGCCTGGCAACAACGGCAAATTGTATGGTGAAATTGACATCATAATGGAACAATCAGAACGTGGCTGGCAAGTTGTTAATAAACAAGCATCCGTTAATACATTAGAGGGTATTAAAGCAGATTCTGAGATATTGAACTGCATGGAGGATTTGGAAGCATCGACCCAACAATGGCTCGACAGTCCGATTGGAAATATTGACGGGGACATGACAATCAGTGACCCGCTGGCAGCAAGGGTCCAAAAACATCCATTTATTGAGTTTATCCAGAAGGTTCAGATGGATGCCAGTGGCACAGACATTTCAGTTGCACCCCTGTTAAATAACAAATCGAAGGGTTTTGGACCCGTCGTAACGATGCGTGATATCGTTTCTAACTACATGTACCCGAATACACTGGTTGTTCTTGAGTTGACAGGAAAGGACATTATAGATGCACTTGAAAAAAGTGCCGAGTACTTTGTAATTAAGGATGGCAATATTGCTGTCAACCCTGCTTACATAGCGCCAAAACCACAACACTACAACTATGATATGTGGGAAGGGATAGAGTATACGATAAATGTACAGAAGCCATTTGGCTCACGAATTGAAAATGTAACATATCATGACAAACCACTTGATAAACATGAAAAATACCATGTTGTACTGAATAATTACCGGGCGAATGGCGGGGGAAACTATGATATGTTCAAAGGAAAACCTGTCATAAGAGAAATTCAAAAAGATGCCGTTGAACTGATTCGATCTTATTTTGAAAAACACAAGACCGTACCTGCCTCTGTAACAAACAATTTTGTTGTAAAAGCATAA